A window from Primulina huaijiensis isolate GDHJ02 unplaced genomic scaffold, ASM1229523v2 scaffold12179, whole genome shotgun sequence encodes these proteins:
- the LOC140965703 gene encoding putative E3 ubiquitin-protein ligase XBAT31: protein MGQGLSCRTNEERELFSAVQLGDLETVEEVSKRDSSLIHRRTVYDRNSTLHIAAANDQIEILSWILDRAVKPDLLNRHKQTPLMLAAMHGKISCVKKLIEAGANILMFDSVNGRTCLHYAAYYGHSDCLQAILSASREAQVAASWGFTRFVNIRDRKGATPLHLAARRRRPECVHSLLENGALVCASTGGYGFPGSTPLHLAARSGSLDCITELLAWGADRRQQDESGRIPYMVALRHHQGACAALLNPSSAEPIVWPSPLKFISELNQDAKALLERALMEANKEREKTILKGSSHSLSSPSGSDSVIDDHLSQANDTDLCFICFDQACTIEVRECGHRMCAQCTLALCCHNKPNPTASSPSVPVCPFCRSNIVKLVVAKVKPDNDVDRDVNSSKPRKSWRSRNLSEGSSSFKGLSAVGSFGRMGRGSGRIAAENEWLDKTTIEL, encoded by the exons ATGGGCCAGGGGTTGAGTTGCCGAACTAACGAAGAGCGGGAGCTGTTTAGTGCAGTTCAGTTGGGGGATTTGGAGACTGTTGAGGAAGTTTCGAAAAGGGATTCGAGTCTTATTCATCGACGCACAGTGTATGATCGCAACTCAACCTTGCATATTGCTGCAGCCAATGACCAGATCGAG ATTCTTTCTTGGATTCTGGATCGAGCTGTAAAGCCGGATTTATTGAATCGGCATAAGCAG ACTCCGTTAATGTTGGCTGCAATGCATGGCAAGATCTCCTGTGTTAAAAAGCTAATTGAAGCTGGTGCCAAT ATTTTAATGTTTGATTCAGTCAATGGGAGAACTTGCTTGCACTATGCTGCTTACTATGGCCACTCTGATTGCCTTCAAGCCATTCTTTCGGCCTCCCGCGAGGCGCAAGTTGCTGCTTCTTG GGGATTTACTCGTTTTGTAAACATTAGAGACCGTAAAGGAGCAACACCATTGCACTTGGCAGCCCGAAGAAGGCGACCTGAATGTGTCCATTCATTGTTGGAGAATGGAGCCCTTGTTTGCGCTTCAACTGGTGGATATGG CTTTCCGGGCAGTACTCCTCTTCATTTGGCTGCAAGAAGCGGTTCTCTTGATTGCATCACGGAATTGCTGGCCTGGGGTGCTGATCGACGTCAACAAGATGAATCAGG GAGAATACCATATATGGTGGCTTTGAGGCATCACCAAGGTGCATGTGCTGCTTTGCTGAATCCTTCATCTGCGGAGCCTATTGTCTGGCCATCACCGTTGAAGTTCATAAGTGAGCTTAATCAAGATGCAAAAGCTCTGCTCGAACGCGCCTTAATGGAGGCAAACAAGGAGAGGGAGAAAACCATCTTAAAGGGAAGTTCACACTCACTTTCATCTCCATCAGGATCAGACTCTGTGATTGATGACCATTTATCTCAG GCAAATGATACGGATCTTTGCTTCATATGTTTTGATCAAGCATGCACGATAGAGGTTCGAGAATGTGGTCATCGCATGTGTGCTCAATGTACTCTAGCCTTGTGCTGCCACAACAAGCCCAATCCAACAGCCTCATCACCTTCTGTACCTGTTTGTCCATTCTGCCGGAGTAACATAGTCAAATTGGTCGTTGCTAAGGTTAAACCCGATAATGACGTGGACCGTGATGTTAACTCCTCTAAGCCAAGAAAGTCTTGGAGGTCCCGGAATTTAAGCGAGGGTAGTAGTAGCTTCAAGGGTCTATCAGCAGTAGGCTCATTCGGGAGAATGGGCCGTGGCTCAGGCAGGATCGCTGCTGAGAATGAATGGCTTGACAAAACCACCATTGAACTTTGA